One part of the Georgfuchsia toluolica genome encodes these proteins:
- a CDS encoding NAD(P)/FAD-dependent oxidoreductase: protein MKYPKLFAPGRIGSLTLPNRVVKAPTSTAMSNMDGTVSDRLIRHYREVARGGTGLIIAEYAFVDNIASKSAHCQLGICSDEHIPGLALLAATIKEQGARAGIQLEHCGRQKFLGTPPIKSASAVPWLALKARSGDKAIPEVLSIEEIEQIVEAFGDSVKRAVMADFDLVEIHGAHGYLITNFLSPHTNKRTDRYGGTLENRMRLLSEIIQNARGKVGREFPLTVRLSGSDYEPDGFGVDETIEVAKMCEKLGLDAIHVSGGDHHQMIHQVSPMSIPRMHNVWAAEAVRKAVGIPVIASGSITLPEFAEAILVEGKGDFISLGRPLWADPEWTNKARDGRQEDIRPCIRCNDGCLDRTFFHFQAVGCSVNPEIGREGDLQITPALQRKKVAVVGGGPAGMEAARVATLRGHSVTLFEKRSLGGVLFEGSVADFKSDLGFYSEYLATQMKKLGVEIVSKEAKADDIKTGQFDAVVVATGGKSAMPAIPGLNGPEVLDAINIFNGQAKAGKQVVVLGGGETAVEVALYLEQAGHHVTLLHRRELMARDCTITDKISYSEMLARSAVKVVTGLQVTEVKKGRVTATDKHGKTSYFEADSVITALGYVPVKDELADQLRAKSGMMVFEIGDRVRTGKVYDAVHAAYRAACQI, encoded by the coding sequence ATGAAATATCCGAAACTATTTGCGCCCGGCCGCATTGGCAGCCTGACGCTGCCCAACCGCGTCGTCAAGGCGCCGACTTCCACCGCCATGAGCAACATGGACGGCACAGTGTCGGATCGATTGATCCGTCACTACCGCGAAGTAGCTCGCGGCGGCACGGGCCTGATCATTGCCGAATATGCCTTTGTCGACAACATCGCCAGCAAGTCGGCGCATTGCCAGCTCGGCATCTGCAGCGACGAACATATTCCCGGACTGGCGCTGCTGGCGGCGACCATCAAGGAGCAGGGCGCTCGCGCCGGCATCCAGCTGGAGCATTGCGGTCGCCAGAAATTTCTTGGCACGCCGCCGATCAAGTCCGCCTCCGCGGTGCCCTGGCTGGCGCTGAAAGCGCGCAGCGGTGACAAGGCGATACCCGAGGTATTGTCCATCGAGGAGATCGAGCAGATCGTCGAGGCCTTCGGGGACTCGGTGAAACGGGCGGTCATGGCGGACTTCGACCTGGTGGAAATCCACGGCGCACACGGCTATCTGATCACCAACTTCCTCTCGCCGCATACCAACAAGCGCACGGACCGCTACGGCGGCACGCTGGAAAACCGCATGCGGCTGCTCAGTGAAATCATCCAGAACGCCCGCGGTAAAGTCGGCCGCGAGTTTCCACTTACCGTGCGCTTGAGCGGCTCGGATTACGAGCCCGACGGCTTCGGCGTCGACGAGACCATTGAAGTGGCCAAGATGTGTGAAAAGCTCGGTCTCGATGCCATTCATGTTTCCGGTGGCGATCATCATCAGATGATCCACCAGGTCAGCCCAATGTCCATTCCGCGCATGCACAACGTGTGGGCAGCCGAGGCGGTGCGCAAGGCCGTCGGTATTCCGGTAATAGCCTCGGGTTCGATCACTCTGCCGGAATTTGCGGAAGCCATACTCGTCGAAGGTAAAGGGGATTTTATTTCTCTTGGCCGGCCGCTGTGGGCCGATCCGGAATGGACCAACAAGGCACGCGATGGGCGCCAGGAAGATATCCGACCGTGCATACGCTGCAACGACGGTTGCCTGGATCGCACCTTCTTCCACTTCCAGGCAGTGGGCTGTTCAGTTAATCCTGAGATCGGTCGCGAAGGCGATTTGCAGATCACGCCGGCCTTGCAGCGCAAGAAAGTGGCGGTGGTGGGCGGCGGTCCGGCAGGCATGGAAGCGGCGCGGGTAGCCACGCTGCGCGGACACAGCGTGACGCTGTTCGAAAAGCGCAGTCTGGGCGGCGTGCTCTTTGAAGGCTCGGTGGCGGATTTCAAGTCCGATCTGGGCTTCTACAGCGAGTATCTGGCCACGCAAATGAAGAAACTCGGCGTCGAGATCGTAAGCAAAGAGGCTAAGGCCGACGACATCAAAACCGGCCAGTTCGATGCCGTGGTTGTCGCGACCGGTGGAAAGTCCGCAATGCCGGCCATTCCCGGTTTGAATGGGCCGGAGGTCCTCGATGCCATCAACATCTTCAACGGCCAGGCCAAGGCGGGTAAGCAGGTTGTGGTTCTCGGCGGCGGCGAGACCGCGGTCGAAGTGGCGTTGTACCTGGAGCAGGCGGGCCACCATGTCACCCTCCTCCATCGTCGAGAACTCATGGCGCGGGATTGCACCATTACCGACAAGATTTCCTACAGCGAGATGCTGGCCAGATCTGCCGTGAAGGTGGTTACTGGCCTGCAGGTGACGGAGGTCAAAAAAGGCCGCGTCACGGCGACGGACAAGCACGGCAAGACGTCATATTTCGAGGCGGATTCCGTCATCACCGCCCTCGGCTATGTGCCGGTCAAGGATGAGTTGGCCGACCAGTTGCGGGCCAAGAGCGGCATGATGGTATTCGAGATAGGTGACCGTGTGCGCACGGGCAAGGTTTATGACGCCGTCCATGCTGCCTATAGAGCGGCTTGCCAGATATGA